The Rana temporaria chromosome 4, aRanTem1.1, whole genome shotgun sequence genome contains a region encoding:
- the LOC120935839 gene encoding putative nuclease HARBI1 produces MEPFGCALFELKLIQRRRRTRQNVVQIEKRVFRSRTFLDQFSETQVIAKFRLSSPMIYSLYDEIHLALETRTRRSNAVPGLVRFLAVLHFLGKASYQHVSGEIVGISQPSFSRCLVDVLQALRQLAPKYIHMGKSREERDQIKRGFFDLAGMPNVIGAIDCTHVPLCPPSEQEHIYRNRKAYHSLNIQVICDSNLIIRDVVTGFPGSCHDAHILRQSGIYDTLDKDLENNGWLLGDAGYPCLPWLLTPINRPSSPAEAAYNVAHTKTRVVIERCFGVLKSRFRCMSLSGGFLQYSPSKVADMFLACSILHNIARHGGLQEELDTTVEDDMPTIPVENDQRGNTARSKLIANYFSG; encoded by the exons ATGGAACCATTTGGATGTGCTCTATTTGAACTGAAACTGATCCAGAGGCGAAGAAGGACACGTCAGAATGTCGTTCAGATAGAGAAACGTGTATTTCGTTCACGTACCTTTTTGGATCAATTTTCTGAAACCCAGGTGATAGCCAAATTTAGATTATCCTCTCCCATGATATATTCCCTGTATGATGAAATACACTTGGCCCTAGAAACACGCACGCGGAGAAGTAATGCAGTACCAGGTCTTGTGCGTTTTTTGGCAGTACTTCATTTTCTAGGAAAGGCCTCATACCAACATGTCAGTGGTGAGATTGTTGGCATCTCACAACCCAGTTTTTCCCGCTGCTTGGTCGACGTCCTGCAAGCACTGCGACAACTTGCTCCAAAATACATTCATATGGGCAAGTCACGTGAAGAGCGGGATCAAATAAAACGTGGTTTTTTTGACCTAGCAGGAATGCCCAATGTCATTGGGgcaatagactgcacccatgtgccaTTATGTCCCCCATCAGAACAGGAGCACATCTACAGAAACCGTAAGGCTTACCATTCCCTCAACATCCAGGTGATCTGTGATTCGAACCTCATAATCCGTGATGTTGTCACCGGCTTTCCAGGATCCTGTCATGATGCCCATATATTGCGCCAATCGGGAATATATGATACTCTGGACAAGGACTTAGAAAATAATGGATGGCTGCTGG GAGATGCTGGTTACCCCTGTCTACCATGGCTCTTAACACCAATCAACAGGCCATCCTCTCCTGCAGAAGCAGCTTACAATGTTGCTCATACAAAAACAAGAGTGGTGATCGAAAGATGCTTTGGTGTCCTAAAGAGCCGTTTCCGATGCATGTCCTTGTCTGGTGGATTCCTACAGTATTCCCCCAGTAAGGTAGCTGATATGTTCCTAGCATGCAGCATTCTCCATAACATTGCAAGGCATGGTGGACTACAAGAGGAACTAGACACCACAGTGGAGGATGACATGCCCACAATTCCAGTGGAAAATGATCAAAGGGGAAACACAGCAAGAAGTAAACTGATTGCAAACTATTTTTCAG gttAA